From Cronobacter turicensis z3032, the proteins below share one genomic window:
- the sapD gene encoding Peptide transport system ATP-binding protein sapD — translation MPLLDIRNLTIEFKTSEGWVKAVDRVNLSLPEGEIRGLVGESGSGKSLIAKAICGVTKDNWRITADRMRFDDIDLLRLSPRERRRLVGHNVSMIFQEPQSCLDPSEKIGRQLMQNIPGWTYKGRWWQRFGWRKRRAIELLHRVGIKDHKDAMRSFPYELTEGECQKVMIAIALANQPRLLIADEPTNAMEPTTQAQIFRLLSRLNQNNNTTILLISHDLQMLSQWANRIDVLYCGQTVETAPSEELISTPHHPYTQALIRAIPDFGSAMPHKSRLNTLPGAIPLLEHLPIGCRLGPRCPYAQRKCIETPRLDGPKNHLFACHFPLNMERE, via the coding sequence ATGCCGCTGCTGGATATCCGTAATCTGACGATTGAATTTAAGACCAGCGAAGGCTGGGTGAAAGCGGTCGACCGCGTGAACCTGAGCCTGCCGGAAGGTGAAATCCGCGGGCTGGTGGGCGAATCGGGCTCCGGTAAGAGCTTGATTGCGAAAGCGATCTGCGGGGTGACGAAAGACAACTGGCGCATCACCGCCGACCGTATGCGCTTTGACGATATCGACCTGCTGCGCCTCTCGCCGCGCGAGCGCCGCCGCCTGGTGGGCCATAACGTGTCGATGATTTTCCAGGAGCCGCAGTCCTGTCTCGATCCGTCGGAAAAAATTGGCCGCCAGCTGATGCAAAACATCCCTGGCTGGACGTACAAAGGCCGCTGGTGGCAGCGTTTCGGCTGGCGCAAGCGCAGGGCTATCGAACTGCTGCACCGCGTCGGGATCAAAGATCATAAAGACGCTATGCGCAGCTTCCCGTATGAGCTGACGGAAGGCGAATGCCAGAAGGTCATGATCGCGATTGCGCTCGCTAACCAGCCGCGTCTGCTGATTGCCGATGAGCCGACCAACGCAATGGAGCCGACCACCCAGGCGCAGATTTTCCGCCTGCTCTCGCGGCTTAACCAGAATAACAACACCACCATTCTGCTTATCAGCCACGATTTACAGATGCTGAGCCAGTGGGCCAACCGTATCGACGTGCTCTACTGCGGGCAAACCGTGGAAACCGCGCCGAGCGAGGAGCTGATCTCCACGCCGCATCACCCTTACACCCAGGCGTTGATCCGCGCGATCCCGGATTTCGGCAGCGCGATGCCGCATAAAAGCCGCCTTAATACGCTGCCGGGCGCCATCCCGCTGCTTGAGCATTTGCCGATTGGCTGCCGCCTCGGGCCGCGCTGCCCGTATGCCCAGCGCAAATGCATCGAAACCCCGCGTCTCGACGGGCCGAAAAATCATCTTTTCGCCTGCCATTTCCCGCTGAATATGGAGAGAGAGTGA
- the sapB gene encoding Peptide transport system permease protein sapB, with product MTVVGFCLSYFTPHAPLQGASLWNAWLFWCDSVLHWDFGVSSINGQLISTQLREVFPATMELCVLAFGLALLVGIPVGMAAGILRHKWQDKLISAVALLGFSIPVFWLALLFTLFFSLTLGWFPVSGRFDLLYEVKTVTGFALIDAWLSDSPWRHEMIFSALRHMVLPVLTLAVAPTTEVIRLVRVSTVEILERNYIKAASTRGLSRLTILRRHVLHNALPPVIPRLGLQFSTMLTLAMITEMVFSWPGLGRWLINAIRQQDYAAISAGVMVVGSLVILVNVISDILGALANPLKHKEWYALR from the coding sequence CTGACCGTCGTCGGTTTTTGCCTGAGCTATTTCACGCCGCACGCGCCGCTCCAGGGCGCCTCGCTCTGGAACGCCTGGCTGTTCTGGTGCGACAGCGTGCTGCACTGGGATTTCGGCGTCTCCAGTATTAACGGCCAGCTGATCTCAACGCAGTTGCGTGAGGTTTTCCCTGCCACCATGGAGCTTTGCGTGCTGGCGTTCGGCCTGGCGCTGCTGGTGGGCATTCCGGTCGGTATGGCGGCAGGCATCCTGCGCCATAAATGGCAGGATAAACTTATCAGCGCGGTGGCGTTGCTCGGCTTTTCGATCCCGGTGTTCTGGCTGGCGCTGCTCTTCACCCTCTTCTTTTCGCTGACGCTCGGCTGGTTCCCGGTTTCCGGGCGCTTCGACCTGCTGTATGAAGTGAAAACGGTGACCGGTTTCGCGCTGATCGATGCCTGGCTTTCTGACTCGCCGTGGCGCCACGAGATGATTTTTAGCGCGCTGCGCCATATGGTGCTGCCGGTGCTGACGCTCGCCGTCGCGCCAACGACGGAAGTGATCCGCCTCGTGCGCGTCAGCACCGTGGAGATCCTGGAGCGCAACTACATCAAAGCGGCGTCCACGCGCGGTCTGTCGCGCCTGACCATTCTGCGCCGCCACGTGTTGCATAACGCCCTGCCGCCGGTTATCCCGCGCCTGGGCTTGCAATTCTCCACCATGCTGACGCTCGCGATGATCACGGAAATGGTCTTTAGCTGGCCGGGGCTTGGCCGCTGGCTGATTAACGCCATTCGCCAGCAGGACTACGCCGCGATTTCGGCAGGCGTGATGGTCGTGGGGTCGCTGGTTATCCTGGTGAACGTGATTTCCGATATTCTGGGCGCGCTGGCGAACCCGCTGAAACATAAGGAATGGTATGCCTTACGATAG
- the sapC gene encoding Peptide transport system permease protein sapC, translating into MPYDSVYREKRPPGALRTVWRKFYGDTVAMIGLYGCAGLVLLCVFGRVFAPYGIDQQFLGYQLLPPSWSRYGEVSFFLGTDDLGRDLLSRLLSGAAPTIGGAFVVTLAATLCGLLLGVLAGATHGLRSAVLNHVLDTLLSIPSLLLAIIVVAFAGPQLSHAMLAVWLALVPRMVRSVYSMVHDELEKEYVIAARLDGATTFNILWFAVLPNTASVLVGEITRALSIAILDIAALGFLDLGAQLPSPEWGAMLGDALELIYVAPWTVMLPGAAIMISVLLVNLLGDGIRRAIDAGVE; encoded by the coding sequence ATGCCTTACGATAGCGTCTATCGCGAAAAACGCCCGCCGGGCGCGCTGCGCACCGTCTGGCGCAAATTCTACGGCGACACCGTCGCGATGATAGGCCTGTACGGCTGTGCGGGTCTGGTGCTGTTATGCGTGTTCGGCAGGGTGTTCGCGCCCTACGGCATCGATCAACAATTTCTCGGCTATCAGTTGCTGCCACCGTCGTGGTCGCGCTACGGCGAAGTTTCGTTCTTCCTCGGCACCGACGATTTAGGGCGCGATCTGTTAAGTCGTCTTTTGAGCGGCGCCGCGCCGACCATCGGCGGCGCATTCGTGGTGACGCTGGCCGCGACGCTCTGCGGGCTGCTGCTGGGCGTACTGGCGGGCGCCACCCACGGGCTGCGCTCGGCGGTGCTGAATCATGTGCTCGACACGCTGCTCTCCATTCCGTCGCTGCTGCTGGCGATTATTGTCGTGGCCTTCGCGGGACCGCAGCTCAGCCATGCGATGCTGGCCGTCTGGCTGGCGCTGGTGCCGCGCATGGTGCGCTCGGTGTACAGCATGGTGCATGACGAGCTGGAAAAAGAGTATGTCATCGCCGCGCGGCTGGATGGCGCGACCACCTTTAATATTCTGTGGTTCGCCGTGCTACCTAATACCGCGTCGGTGCTGGTCGGCGAAATTACCCGCGCGCTGTCGATTGCGATTCTCGATATCGCGGCGCTTGGTTTTCTCGATCTCGGCGCGCAGCTCCCCTCGCCCGAATGGGGCGCGATGCTCGGCGACGCGCTGGAGCTTATCTACGTCGCGCCCTGGACGGTCATGCTGCCGGGCGCTGCCATCATGATTAGCGTGTTGCTGGTGAATTTACTGGGCGACGGCATTCGTCGCGCTATTGACGCGGGGGTGGAGTAA